A genome region from Roseofilum capinflatum BLCC-M114 includes the following:
- a CDS encoding DNA-methyltransferase: MKKRAPRNRTLTCSEKEVSLLSQSLLCLDRQTTLDQIQGKIINQDLFSAVEYLPKNSVDLLILDPPYNLSKNYHGHSFKEKKQGDYQDWFSSVLNILKPLLKPAATLYVCSDWKTSILIAPILEQEFYLRNRITWEREKGRGSKTNWKNNTEDIWFCTVSDEYTFNLDSVKQKRRVIAPYRTKNGQPKDWSEEEDGNFRLTHPSNLWTDISIPFWSMPENTDHPTQKPEKLIAKLILASSHPHDMVFDPFLGSGTSAVVAKKLKRNFAGIELNQNYCCWALKRLQLAENDSSIQGYTDGFFWERNTLNYQKTERSGVKQSQPSR, encoded by the coding sequence ATGAAAAAACGCGCCCCCCGCAACCGAACCCTAACCTGCTCAGAGAAAGAAGTATCCCTACTCAGTCAGTCTTTACTCTGTCTCGATCGTCAGACCACCCTGGATCAGATACAAGGCAAAATCATCAATCAAGATCTCTTTAGCGCTGTCGAATATCTCCCAAAAAACTCTGTCGATCTTTTAATTCTAGACCCCCCTTACAATCTTTCCAAAAACTATCATGGTCATTCATTTAAGGAGAAAAAACAAGGAGACTATCAAGACTGGTTCTCTTCTGTCCTAAATATCCTCAAACCCCTCCTTAAGCCTGCGGCAACTCTCTATGTCTGCTCTGACTGGAAAACTTCTATCTTAATTGCCCCCATCCTGGAGCAAGAGTTTTATCTTCGCAATCGTATTACCTGGGAGCGAGAAAAAGGGCGCGGATCAAAAACTAATTGGAAAAACAACACTGAAGATATTTGGTTTTGCACCGTGAGCGATGAATATACATTTAATCTGGATTCAGTGAAGCAAAAACGACGAGTCATTGCTCCCTATAGAACTAAAAATGGTCAACCCAAAGATTGGAGTGAAGAAGAGGATGGTAACTTCAGATTAACTCATCCTTCTAACCTATGGACAGATATTAGCATTCCTTTTTGGTCAATGCCTGAAAATACCGATCATCCCACCCAGAAACCAGAAAAACTAATTGCTAAACTCATTCTGGCCAGTTCCCATCCCCATGATATGGTGTTTGATCCCTTTCTAGGCAGTGGCACTTCAGCCGTTGTAGCCAAAAAGCTCAAACGCAACTTTGCGGGTATTGAATTAAATCAAAACTATTGTTGTTGGGCACTCAAGCGACTTCAATTAGCCGAAAATGACTCATCGATTCAAGGATACACAGATGGTTTTTTTTGGGAAAGAAATACATTAAATTATCAGAAAACGGAACGCAGTGGAGTGAAGCAATCTCAACCATCTCGGTAG
- a CDS encoding M23 family metallopeptidase, with the protein MVAHKLGLGFWKAVLGLGLTLGLSATGLPTQGMEIERGQVMQSVPMATMSGWDSAWFPVENFVKYTSRFGPRSGGYHYGLDLAAPYGSYIRSWWTGRVVEVWEDNRCGTGIVIESGYWEHIYCHVKGRVGTHQGRPYLIDQGSGIVLWEGQMVSAGDRIGRVGMTGRTSGPHLHWGLKYAGQWVDPGIILLAMSQSRIAGR; encoded by the coding sequence ATGGTAGCACATAAACTGGGATTAGGGTTCTGGAAAGCCGTGTTAGGCTTAGGTTTGACTTTGGGGTTGAGTGCAACGGGGTTGCCGACTCAAGGTATGGAGATCGAGCGAGGGCAGGTGATGCAATCTGTGCCTATGGCGACCATGAGCGGTTGGGATAGTGCCTGGTTTCCGGTGGAGAATTTTGTTAAGTATACGTCCCGGTTTGGCCCCCGTTCTGGAGGATATCACTATGGTTTAGATTTGGCGGCTCCCTATGGCAGTTATATTCGCAGTTGGTGGACAGGGCGAGTGGTGGAAGTGTGGGAGGATAATCGCTGTGGTACGGGTATTGTGATTGAGTCGGGATATTGGGAGCATATTTATTGCCATGTGAAGGGACGGGTGGGAACCCATCAAGGCCGTCCCTATTTAATCGATCAGGGGAGTGGTATTGTTCTTTGGGAAGGTCAGATGGTGAGTGCGGGCGATCGCATTGGTAGAGTGGGGATGACGGGACGCACGAGTGGCCCCCATTTGCATTGGGGCTTGAAATATGCTGGTCAATGGGTCGATCCCGGTATTATTTTATTGGCCATGTCTCAATCGCGAATTGCTGGACGTTAA
- a CDS encoding HlyD family efflux transporter periplasmic adaptor subunit encodes MVRAEMGTEWTKSRKFALLTTTLLAVGSVAGYALVSQKSFISQPEPVATPIAATPELQTVTAVGWLEPKGEVIQLSASEAAQSSRVAELLVEEGDWVNLGDAIAILDSRDRLQAALERAEAQVQVAEAGLAQVQAGAKTGDISAASARFSRTQAELEGQVSTQRAAIATLEAQLQGEKQAQQATLNRISAELKDAETNCQRYQSLHADGAVSAQDRDRICLQADTTQQRLQEATANLNRIVTSRTEQINEAQANLNRTINTVERQIEESQASLQAISEVRPVDIQLAQAELSSAQAAVRQAQADLELAYVKAPQAGRVIEIHTHPGEMINPQGIIELGQTQQMRVIAEVYDSDVVKIRPGQTVNVTSDALPETLQGRVEKIGLKVKQQSALEINPTQNVDARVVEVEIALDSASSELAAGLSNLQVLVEIEL; translated from the coding sequence ATGGTACGAGCAGAAATGGGTACAGAATGGACAAAATCTCGGAAATTCGCTCTCTTGACGACTACCCTTCTCGCCGTTGGGAGCGTCGCTGGGTATGCCTTAGTCTCGCAAAAATCGTTTATATCCCAACCTGAACCGGTTGCCACCCCGATCGCCGCTACTCCAGAACTGCAAACCGTAACCGCCGTGGGTTGGCTCGAACCCAAGGGCGAAGTGATCCAACTTTCAGCATCCGAAGCCGCCCAAAGCAGCCGGGTTGCCGAACTGCTGGTAGAAGAAGGAGACTGGGTAAATCTTGGGGATGCGATCGCCATTTTAGATAGCCGCGATCGCCTGCAAGCCGCCCTAGAGAGAGCTGAAGCCCAAGTCCAAGTCGCCGAAGCGGGACTCGCGCAAGTCCAAGCGGGAGCCAAAACCGGCGATATTAGCGCTGCTTCCGCCCGGTTTAGCCGTACTCAAGCGGAGCTTGAAGGACAAGTCAGTACCCAACGGGCGGCGATCGCCACCTTAGAAGCCCAACTCCAAGGCGAAAAACAAGCCCAACAAGCCACCCTTAACCGCATCAGCGCCGAACTCAAAGACGCTGAAACCAACTGCCAGCGCTACCAAAGCCTACACGCTGATGGAGCCGTATCCGCCCAAGATCGCGATCGTATCTGTCTCCAAGCCGACACCACCCAACAACGGCTTCAAGAAGCGACAGCCAACCTCAACCGCATCGTCACCAGTCGCACCGAACAAATCAACGAAGCGCAAGCCAACCTCAACCGCACCATCAACACCGTCGAACGACAAATCGAAGAATCCCAAGCCAGTCTCCAAGCCATCTCCGAAGTCCGTCCCGTAGACATCCAACTCGCCCAAGCCGAACTCAGCAGCGCCCAAGCCGCCGTTCGCCAAGCCCAAGCCGACTTAGAACTCGCCTATGTGAAAGCGCCCCAAGCAGGGCGAGTGATTGAAATTCACACCCATCCCGGCGAAATGATTAACCCCCAAGGCATCATCGAACTCGGACAAACCCAACAAATGAGAGTAATTGCCGAAGTTTATGATAGCGATGTCGTCAAAATTCGCCCAGGACAAACCGTTAACGTCACCAGCGACGCATTGCCCGAAACCCTACAAGGAAGGGTTGAAAAAATCGGCTTAAAAGTGAAACAACAAAGCGCCCTAGAAATCAACCCGACTCAAAATGTCGATGCCAGAGTTGTTGAAGTGGAAATTGCTTTAGATTCAGCTTCAAGTGAGTTAGCCGCCGGTTTGAGTAACTTGCAGGTTTTGGTTGAGATTGAACTTTAA
- a CDS encoding divergent PAP2 family protein has protein sequence MQVVNEILGNRILIVALIACLSAQVIKLVVDVIQHQKLNIRALVTTGGMPSSHSALVSALATGIGITSGWSSPEFAIATIFAIIVMYDAAGVRQAAGKQARILNQIIDELFQENPEFNEDRLKELLGHTPFQVIMGLLLGVFIAWLACHFW, from the coding sequence ATGCAGGTTGTGAATGAGATTCTGGGGAACCGGATATTAATCGTCGCTTTGATTGCTTGTTTAAGTGCCCAGGTGATTAAATTAGTCGTGGATGTGATTCAACATCAAAAGCTCAATATTCGCGCTTTAGTCACCACAGGAGGAATGCCAAGCTCCCATTCTGCTCTGGTTTCCGCCCTAGCCACGGGGATCGGCATCACCAGTGGCTGGTCAAGTCCCGAATTTGCGATCGCCACCATCTTCGCCATCATCGTCATGTATGATGCCGCAGGCGTTCGCCAAGCCGCCGGAAAACAAGCCCGTATCCTCAATCAAATTATTGATGAATTATTCCAGGAAAACCCAGAATTTAATGAAGACCGACTCAAAGAACTACTCGGCCATACCCCATTTCAAGTGATTATGGGATTACTTTTAGGCGTATTCATTGCTTGGTTAGCTTGTCATTTTTGGTAA
- the trpD gene encoding anthranilate phosphoribosyltransferase, whose protein sequence is MVDSAQTTPSDSLSWPDLLQQLMDRQSLSRFQAMKLMQGWLNEEIPPVLSGAILTAIQAKGVAPTELAGMAQVLQAQAASPSEALLHTEPVIDTCGTGGDGASTFNISTAVAFVAAAAGVKVAKHGNRSASSKVGSADVLEALGVNLKASPDAISAALGEVGITFLFAPGWHPAMKAVVPIRKTLKIRTVFNLLGPLVNPLKPTGQVIGVYNPNLVPIVAQAIQQLGGVQQAVVLHGKEGLDEAGLGDETIFSTVNEGRVYSSDRDRYDIGCFRNYMTTSPQKLGLSTAPISELRGGDIEENTTILRNVLQGKGTTAQRDVVALNASFALQVGEVSPSESGPELVDKALEILKSGAAWDKLQELVNFLKEA, encoded by the coding sequence ATGGTAGATTCTGCCCAAACAACCCCATCCGATTCTCTCAGTTGGCCCGATTTACTGCAACAACTGATGGATAGACAGTCCCTCTCTCGCTTTCAAGCGATGAAATTGATGCAGGGATGGCTCAATGAAGAGATTCCCCCTGTTCTGTCTGGAGCCATTTTAACTGCCATTCAAGCTAAGGGAGTCGCCCCCACCGAATTAGCAGGGATGGCGCAAGTGCTGCAAGCTCAAGCTGCAAGTCCCTCGGAAGCCCTCCTACACACGGAACCGGTAATTGATACCTGTGGCACGGGGGGCGATGGTGCATCCACCTTTAATATCTCCACGGCAGTGGCGTTTGTTGCCGCAGCAGCCGGGGTAAAAGTGGCAAAACACGGAAATCGGTCAGCGTCGAGTAAAGTGGGTTCTGCGGATGTTTTGGAGGCGTTGGGCGTGAACCTGAAAGCGTCCCCCGATGCCATTTCTGCCGCCTTGGGTGAGGTGGGGATTACATTCTTGTTTGCTCCGGGTTGGCATCCGGCAATGAAGGCGGTTGTGCCGATTCGCAAAACCTTGAAAATCCGGACGGTGTTTAATTTATTAGGGCCGTTGGTGAATCCGCTTAAACCCACCGGGCAAGTGATAGGGGTTTACAATCCTAATTTAGTTCCTATTGTTGCCCAAGCTATTCAACAACTGGGAGGTGTGCAGCAAGCAGTTGTTTTACATGGAAAGGAAGGATTGGATGAAGCGGGGTTAGGAGATGAAACAATTTTCTCGACAGTCAATGAGGGTAGAGTTTATAGTTCTGATCGGGACAGATACGACATAGGTTGTTTTCGCAATTACATGACAACTTCACCCCAGAAGCTAGGACTCTCTACTGCCCCTATCTCCGAACTACGAGGCGGTGACATCGAAGAAAATACAACAATCTTGCGTAACGTTCTCCAAGGAAAGGGAACAACTGCACAGCGAGACGTAGTTGCCCTCAATGCCTCCTTTGCCCTGCAAGTCGGTGAAGTATCTCCTAGTGAAAGTGGTCCTGAATTGGTTGACAAAGCCTTGGAAATTCTCAAGAGTGGTGCAGCGTGGGATAAATTGCAGGAGTTGGTAAACTTCCTGAAAGAGGCTTAA
- the folD gene encoding bifunctional methylenetetrahydrofolate dehydrogenase/methenyltetrahydrofolate cyclohydrolase FolD yields MANDTPQILDGKATARTIKAGLKAEIESLHPQMGRPPGLAVLLVGDDPASTIYVRNKQKACDRIGIRSFGRTFPASTSQEELEETITALNEDSRVDGILVQLPLPDHLDAVALLHRIDPRKDVDGLHATNLGKLVRSEIGLRSCTPEGVMTLLKEYGIEISGKNAVVVGRSILVGKPMALMLLEANATVTIAHSRSQNLSEITRSADILVSAVGRPQMITSEWVKPGAVVIDVGINRIPDSEGKGKLVGDVDMTAVKPICSAITPVPGGIGPMTVAILLQNTVWSYRQKIA; encoded by the coding sequence ATGGCAAACGATACCCCGCAAATTCTCGATGGTAAAGCAACGGCTCGCACCATCAAAGCTGGCTTAAAAGCTGAAATTGAGTCCTTACACCCGCAAATGGGTCGTCCTCCAGGGTTAGCGGTGCTACTGGTAGGAGATGACCCGGCGAGTACCATCTATGTCAGAAATAAACAAAAAGCGTGCGATCGCATTGGGATTCGTTCTTTTGGGCGCACCTTTCCCGCTTCCACCTCCCAAGAAGAACTGGAAGAGACCATTACAGCCCTCAATGAAGACTCGCGAGTGGATGGGATTTTAGTCCAACTGCCCCTACCCGATCATTTAGATGCAGTTGCCCTCTTGCATCGCATCGACCCCCGGAAAGATGTGGATGGACTACACGCCACCAACTTGGGTAAGCTGGTGCGCTCAGAAATCGGACTTCGCAGTTGCACCCCTGAAGGTGTGATGACCCTGCTTAAAGAATATGGCATTGAGATCTCTGGAAAAAACGCTGTTGTGGTGGGACGCAGTATTTTAGTCGGTAAACCTATGGCTTTAATGTTACTCGAAGCCAACGCCACGGTCACCATTGCCCATTCGCGATCGCAAAATCTCTCGGAAATTACCCGCTCTGCTGATATCCTAGTTTCTGCGGTGGGCCGACCCCAAATGATTACTTCCGAATGGGTTAAACCGGGTGCAGTGGTCATTGATGTGGGAATTAATCGGATTCCCGATAGCGAGGGCAAAGGGAAGTTAGTCGGAGATGTGGATATGACCGCCGTCAAACCTATCTGTAGCGCCATTACCCCGGTTCCCGGTGGCATTGGCCCGATGACTGTGGCCATATTATTGCAAAATACAGTATGGAGTTACCGTCAAAAGATCGCGTAA
- a CDS encoding regulatory protein RecX, whose protein sequence is MTCQTYLNLLLSRRDYSVKELEKKAQDKGFSLEEITEAIAHLQDLGYQSDRRLASNLIEGGKGKYGKAGIRRKCLNKGISPETFEQVWHQQPEPPDNLAETQALQAKVERKYKITDWTDLDRQTQAKVYRYLQYRGFNATEVLDYWRSPSSHD, encoded by the coding sequence ATGACTTGTCAGACTTACTTAAATCTTCTTCTCTCCCGCCGGGACTATAGCGTTAAAGAGCTGGAAAAGAAGGCCCAAGATAAGGGCTTTTCTCTTGAGGAAATTACGGAGGCGATCGCCCACTTACAGGATTTAGGCTATCAATCAGATCGACGATTAGCCAGCAACTTGATTGAAGGCGGCAAAGGCAAATACGGAAAAGCCGGCATTCGTCGTAAATGTTTAAACAAAGGGATTTCCCCGGAGACCTTTGAACAAGTTTGGCATCAGCAACCCGAACCTCCAGACAATTTAGCCGAAACTCAAGCCTTACAAGCCAAAGTGGAACGCAAGTATAAAATCACTGATTGGACTGACCTCGATCGCCAAACCCAAGCTAAGGTGTATCGTTATCTGCAATATCGCGGGTTTAACGCCACTGAAGTTTTGGATTACTGGCGATCGCCCTCCAGTCATGATTAA
- a CDS encoding TetR/AcrR family transcriptional regulator, whose product MSTDSTPAKPLSDKAEQILNGAMQEFLVNGYAGTSMDRVAATAGVSKATVYSHFGDKQGLFSALVQRLAQQKFARLFISPEQLPSHNLREVLEHMAHTMLDNLIHDSDYQAFIRLMIAESGRFPELAQTFALHLAKPGIETLTRQLSSFKELDLPDPEATARIWIGALVHYMIVQEMLQGKEIMPMERDRLVDAMLHLLSIKN is encoded by the coding sequence ATGTCCACCGACTCCACCCCGGCCAAACCCTTATCCGACAAAGCCGAGCAGATTCTCAACGGAGCCATGCAAGAATTTTTAGTCAATGGCTATGCGGGCACGAGCATGGATCGGGTAGCAGCAACGGCAGGAGTCTCGAAAGCCACAGTATACAGTCATTTTGGCGATAAACAGGGATTATTTTCGGCCCTCGTGCAACGGTTAGCGCAACAGAAATTTGCTCGTTTATTCATCTCTCCTGAGCAGCTCCCCAGCCATAACTTACGGGAAGTGTTAGAACATATGGCCCATACGATGCTCGACAATCTAATCCACGACAGCGACTATCAAGCCTTTATCCGCCTCATGATTGCCGAATCTGGGCGCTTTCCGGAGTTAGCCCAAACCTTCGCCCTACACTTAGCCAAACCGGGAATTGAAACCCTAACGCGCCAATTATCGAGTTTTAAGGAGCTTGATTTACCCGATCCAGAAGCCACCGCCCGCATTTGGATCGGGGCATTAGTACACTATATGATTGTGCAGGAGATGCTCCAGGGTAAAGAAATTATGCCCATGGAGCGCGATCGCCTGGTGGATGCCATGTTACACCTGTTATCCATTAAAAATTAA
- the crtE gene encoding geranylgeranyl diphosphate synthase CrtE, whose product MVRTNDMESPQSALAFDLNAYLGDRKRQVEAALEQAVPLLYPETLYESMRYSLLAGGKRLRPILCLASCELSGGTIDMAMPTACALEMLHTMSLIHDDLPAMDNDDYRRGKLTNHKVYGDDIAILAGDGLLTYAFEHIARQTQGVPSDRILQVIIQITSAVGATGLVGGQVVDLESEGKSNVDISTLNYIHTHKTGALLEACVVSGAILAGASSQLLERLSQYAQNIGLAFQIVDDILDITATSEELGKTSGKDAQAQKVTYPSLWGIEKSKQESKALIEQAKAQLEGYGEAANPLLAIADFITARSY is encoded by the coding sequence ATGGTACGAACAAACGACATGGAATCCCCTCAATCAGCGCTCGCCTTTGATTTAAACGCTTATTTAGGCGATCGCAAGCGCCAAGTAGAAGCCGCCCTAGAGCAAGCCGTTCCCCTCCTCTATCCAGAAACTCTCTATGAGTCCATGCGCTACTCCCTCTTAGCCGGGGGTAAGCGCCTGCGTCCGATTCTCTGTCTAGCCAGTTGCGAGCTATCTGGGGGCACAATAGACATGGCGATGCCCACTGCCTGCGCTTTAGAGATGCTGCACACCATGTCTTTGATCCATGATGATTTACCCGCCATGGACAATGATGATTATCGTCGGGGTAAACTCACCAACCATAAAGTCTATGGGGATGACATCGCCATTTTAGCTGGGGATGGCCTGTTAACCTACGCTTTTGAACATATTGCCCGTCAAACCCAAGGCGTTCCCAGCGATCGCATTTTACAGGTTATTATCCAAATCACCAGCGCCGTCGGTGCAACCGGTTTAGTCGGTGGACAAGTGGTGGATCTTGAATCTGAAGGGAAATCCAATGTGGATATCTCCACCTTAAACTATATCCATACCCACAAAACCGGTGCATTACTCGAAGCTTGCGTCGTTTCTGGGGCTATCCTCGCGGGAGCATCCTCACAATTATTAGAGCGTCTGAGTCAATATGCCCAAAATATTGGCCTGGCCTTTCAGATTGTCGATGATATTCTGGATATTACCGCCACTTCTGAAGAACTGGGCAAAACCAGTGGTAAAGATGCCCAAGCCCAAAAAGTCACCTATCCCAGCCTTTGGGGAATTGAGAAATCCAAACAAGAAAGTAAGGCCTTAATTGAACAAGCTAAAGCTCAGTTAGAGGGGTATGGGGAAGCGGCGAACCCCCTATTGGCGATCGCCGACTTTATTACCGCCCGCAGTTATTAG
- a CDS encoding sensor histidine kinase, translated as MVAQVSEIATEVVARSGLNATEVNIDSTLGDLSLWECSVDVSQPGRIVAQIFKEHSLLPGVILTDKGQLAGMISRRRFLEQLSRPYGLEVFIRREIRVLNRLANQKVGDHLSPGHLVLPGKTPIVEAAVRSLERPPEKLYEPLVIECSTHKYCLLDVHQLLLAQSKIHELTTQLLRENTQAHLIQTEKLASLGQMVAGLAHEIRNPVNTLWGNVKFLKTYSQDLLDLVEAYEQEAGEDPEPIEDLKEDIDFEYLENDLPELIDSMQESAERLNQLVGGMRNFSHMGENHAQLANLHECLDSTLLILRNKLKYGINLVKNYGELPLVECYSGQLSQVFMNLLTNAIDALNEREKSEQWQPEIMITTQWLTEPDESEWVKIQIADNGIGIPLEIQERIFETFFTTKPVGQGTGLGLAISHQIVTEKHQGYLKLRSQPGSGTTFEIGLPVSRSAD; from the coding sequence ATGGTGGCACAAGTGTCAGAAATAGCAACAGAGGTAGTGGCTCGATCCGGTCTAAACGCCACTGAAGTCAACATTGATTCAACTTTAGGAGATTTATCCTTATGGGAATGCTCTGTAGATGTGAGTCAACCGGGGCGTATTGTAGCGCAAATTTTCAAAGAGCATTCCCTACTACCCGGCGTTATCTTAACCGATAAGGGACAATTGGCAGGCATGATTTCCCGAAGACGGTTTTTAGAACAACTGAGTCGTCCCTATGGTTTAGAAGTTTTTATTCGCCGAGAAATTAGAGTTTTAAATCGACTCGCCAATCAAAAGGTGGGCGATCATCTTTCCCCCGGTCACCTGGTTTTACCCGGCAAAACACCCATTGTAGAAGCAGCCGTTCGATCTTTAGAGCGTCCTCCAGAAAAACTCTATGAACCTTTAGTCATCGAGTGTTCCACCCATAAGTATTGTTTGTTGGATGTGCATCAATTACTCTTAGCTCAATCAAAAATTCATGAACTCACCACCCAATTATTACGGGAAAATACTCAAGCTCATCTCATTCAAACTGAGAAATTAGCCAGCTTGGGGCAAATGGTGGCGGGATTAGCTCATGAAATTAGAAATCCAGTGAATACTCTATGGGGAAATGTGAAGTTCTTAAAAACCTATAGTCAGGATTTACTAGATTTGGTCGAGGCTTATGAGCAAGAAGCAGGTGAAGATCCCGAACCGATTGAAGACTTAAAAGAAGATATTGATTTTGAATATTTAGAGAATGATTTGCCGGAACTGATTGACAGTATGCAGGAGAGTGCCGAGCGCTTAAATCAATTAGTCGGTGGAATGCGGAACTTTTCCCATATGGGTGAAAACCACGCCCAACTTGCGAATCTTCATGAATGTTTAGATAGTACCTTGTTGATTTTACGCAATAAACTCAAATATGGGATTAACTTGGTGAAAAATTACGGAGAGTTGCCGTTGGTTGAGTGTTATTCTGGGCAACTCAGCCAAGTTTTCATGAACTTGCTCACTAATGCCATCGATGCTTTGAATGAGCGGGAAAAATCAGAGCAATGGCAACCAGAAATTATGATTACTACCCAATGGTTGACGGAACCGGATGAGTCAGAATGGGTTAAAATCCAAATTGCGGATAATGGGATCGGTATACCACTGGAGATTCAAGAGCGTATTTTTGAAACATTTTTTACCACAAAGCCCGTAGGTCAAGGGACGGGATTAGGGTTGGCGATTTCCCATCAGATTGTAACGGAAAAACACCAAGGCTATTTAAAGTTGCGATCGCAACCAGGAAGCGGTACAACCTTTGAAATTGGGTTACCAGTGAGTCGCTCGGCAGATTAA
- a CDS encoding class I SAM-dependent methyltransferase: MCWNWSDSESIEDDLPIRQAYETWGVEAFYQHYGSTYRNPHEAIVGQVLARGLVGMPREGLPVLDLACGSGEVTLALRELGWQDIHGIDPYTQQAYLERTGQVAEGYRFEEIEQGVLWGREYGLIVCSFALHLLERSRLPTLAYQLSCIGDRLMVITPHKRPEIGSQWGWTLVDEFCLERVRSRLYFSTNRNL, from the coding sequence ATGTGCTGGAATTGGAGCGACTCTGAGTCCATTGAGGATGATTTACCCATTCGTCAGGCGTATGAAACCTGGGGGGTAGAGGCATTTTACCAACACTATGGTTCGACCTATCGTAATCCTCATGAGGCGATCGTCGGGCAAGTTTTGGCGCGGGGGTTGGTGGGTATGCCTAGGGAGGGTTTACCGGTTTTAGATTTAGCTTGTGGCAGTGGTGAAGTTACTTTGGCTCTGCGTGAGTTGGGATGGCAGGATATCCATGGAATCGATCCCTATACGCAGCAGGCTTATCTGGAGCGCACGGGACAGGTAGCGGAGGGTTACCGGTTTGAGGAGATTGAGCAGGGGGTGCTATGGGGACGGGAGTATGGGTTAATTGTGTGTAGTTTTGCCCTGCATTTGTTGGAGCGATCGCGATTACCGACTTTAGCCTATCAGCTCAGTTGCATTGGCGATCGCCTAATGGTCATCACCCCCCATAAACGCCCGGAAATCGGTTCCCAATGGGGTTGGACATTAGTAGATGAGTTCTGTTTAGAACGAGTGCGATCGCGCCTCTATTTTTCTACAAATCGGAACCTATAA
- a CDS encoding P-II family nitrogen regulator, with amino-acid sequence MKKIEAIIRPFKLDEVKIALVNAGIVGMTVSEVRGFGRQKGQTERYRGSEYTVEFLQKLLLKVVVDDNQVDLVVEKIIGAARTGEIGDGKIFISPVERVVRIRTGESDYEAI; translated from the coding sequence TTGAAGAAAATTGAAGCAATTATCCGTCCGTTCAAACTGGATGAAGTGAAGATTGCCTTAGTCAATGCCGGTATTGTGGGGATGACGGTTTCTGAAGTCCGAGGTTTCGGACGGCAGAAGGGTCAAACGGAACGATATCGGGGTTCTGAATACACGGTTGAGTTTTTGCAAAAACTCTTGCTGAAAGTAGTGGTGGATGATAATCAAGTCGATCTAGTTGTCGAGAAAATTATCGGTGCTGCTCGTACAGGCGAAATTGGAGATGGGAAAATCTTTATTTCTCCTGTGGAAAGGGTGGTTCGCATTAGAACCGGAGAGTCTGACTACGAGGCAATCTAA
- the rdgB gene encoding RdgB/HAM1 family non-canonical purine NTP pyrophosphatase — protein sequence MKSLVVATGNPGKLEEIKAYFVGFDIHFLPKPPELEVEETGDTFVENAGLKASEVAQATGEWAIADDSGLAIDALNGAPGIYSARYGNTDTERIERVLKELADEENRRAHFVCAIALADPSGNIALSSEGICPGEILHAPRGNAGFGYDPIFYLPQHQRTFAEFTPEMKHHLSHRGEAFKVFLPQFQQLWQ from the coding sequence ATGAAATCTCTGGTCGTCGCTACGGGCAACCCCGGTAAATTAGAAGAAATCAAAGCCTATTTTGTGGGGTTCGATATCCACTTTCTGCCCAAACCCCCAGAATTAGAGGTTGAAGAAACGGGGGATACCTTTGTAGAAAATGCTGGCTTAAAAGCCTCAGAAGTGGCTCAAGCCACGGGAGAATGGGCGATCGCCGATGACTCTGGACTCGCCATTGATGCACTTAACGGCGCTCCAGGCATTTATTCCGCTCGTTATGGCAATACCGATACCGAACGAATTGAGCGAGTTCTCAAGGAATTAGCGGATGAAGAGAACCGCCGCGCTCACTTCGTTTGTGCGATCGCCCTTGCCGATCCCTCTGGCAACATCGCCCTCAGTAGCGAAGGTATTTGTCCCGGTGAAATTCTCCATGCTCCTAGGGGGAATGCTGGATTTGGCTATGATCCGATCTTCTATCTTCCCCAACATCAACGTACCTTCGCCGAATTTACCCCAGAGATGAAACATCATCTTTCCCATCGGGGAGAAGCCTTTAAGGTCTTTTTACCCCAATTTCAACAGCTATGGCAGTGA